From Pseudoalteromonas rubra, one genomic window encodes:
- a CDS encoding UPF0149 family protein, translating into MSEFRDYQQAQLLLEQHDIYIAPAEVHGTISGLLACGLNIEEQEYLGLLSDVFNDGQKFAAPLKELFAELYKLVVAHFNDPEHHFELYLPLEESLSDQANALVAWVSGFLLGFGLKQKDYGKFSADVKEVIGDFSEITKLDTHFDESEEDKQALHEVIEYIRVSALLCFAELGKDAASSTSKTVH; encoded by the coding sequence ATGAGTGAATTTAGAGATTATCAGCAAGCGCAGCTACTGCTGGAACAACACGATATCTACATTGCCCCGGCTGAAGTGCACGGAACCATCAGCGGATTACTTGCATGTGGTCTGAATATCGAAGAGCAGGAATACCTTGGGCTGCTGAGCGATGTCTTTAACGATGGTCAGAAGTTTGCCGCGCCATTGAAAGAACTTTTTGCCGAGCTGTATAAGCTGGTGGTTGCGCATTTTAATGATCCTGAGCACCACTTTGAGCTGTATTTACCACTGGAAGAAAGCTTGAGCGATCAGGCCAATGCACTCGTGGCCTGGGTGTCCGGGTTCTTGCTCGGCTTTGGCCTTAAGCAAAAAGACTACGGTAAGTTTTCGGCTGACGTAAAGGAAGTGATTGGTGATTTTAGCGAGATCACTAAATTAGATACTCATTTCGATGAAAGTGAAGAAGACAAACAAGCGCTGCATGAAGTGATTGAATACATTCGTGTATCGGCACTGCTGTGTTTTGCTGAGCTTGGAAAAGACGCCGCTTCATCGACCTCTAAAACAGTGCATTAA
- the ubiH gene encoding 2-octaprenyl-6-methoxyphenyl hydroxylase codes for MQHFDVLIVGGGMAGATAAVTIKKQQPDSRIAVIEAFEPKTAHHPSFDDRSLALAEQSVSYLRALGLFDPNWDFAEPITQVHVSDRGHFGKATITHDEFAVDALGYVVEVNPYGAYLHQQLSKLDIALYCPAKIAKLTQQQAQVEVLLDSGESLSGKLLVVADGAQSPTRSKLNIGFDSVAYTQGALIANVQISDKHQGQAFERFTEHGPMALLPMSNNRYSLVWCMPEQALASLRECEESEFLSRLQAAFGYRAGMFERVGRRTSYPLVLGRVEQLVHHRCVLIGNAAHAIHPIAGQGFNLGLRDIQALAEQLQQTERQEWGSHGFTQGYKIARESDIQRVMTLTDALVRLFSNDSRMLALGRSCGLLSMSLFSQLKAPLARQLMGRTL; via the coding sequence TTGCAACACTTTGATGTGTTAATCGTGGGGGGCGGCATGGCAGGTGCCACGGCCGCCGTCACGATAAAAAAACAGCAACCCGATAGCCGGATAGCGGTTATTGAAGCCTTTGAACCTAAAACTGCACATCACCCCAGCTTTGACGACCGCAGCCTGGCATTGGCCGAGCAATCGGTGTCGTATTTGCGTGCTTTAGGCTTGTTTGATCCAAACTGGGATTTTGCTGAGCCTATCACTCAGGTACATGTGTCAGATCGGGGTCATTTTGGCAAAGCCACAATTACCCATGATGAGTTTGCCGTTGATGCGTTGGGCTATGTGGTCGAGGTCAACCCTTATGGCGCTTATCTGCATCAACAGCTCAGCAAGCTGGATATTGCACTGTATTGTCCTGCTAAGATAGCCAAACTGACGCAGCAACAGGCGCAGGTTGAGGTGTTGTTAGACAGTGGCGAAAGCTTGTCGGGTAAGTTACTGGTCGTGGCCGATGGTGCGCAATCGCCGACGCGCAGCAAACTGAATATTGGCTTTGACAGTGTCGCATACACACAAGGTGCCCTGATTGCTAACGTGCAGATCAGCGATAAGCATCAGGGTCAGGCGTTTGAGCGTTTCACAGAGCATGGCCCGATGGCACTGTTGCCCATGAGCAACAATCGTTACTCTCTGGTGTGGTGTATGCCCGAGCAGGCACTGGCGTCTTTACGCGAGTGTGAAGAATCTGAGTTTCTGTCTCGTTTGCAAGCGGCGTTTGGCTATCGTGCCGGGATGTTTGAACGGGTTGGCAGACGAACCAGTTATCCACTGGTACTGGGGCGGGTAGAGCAGCTGGTGCATCATCGCTGCGTACTAATTGGGAACGCCGCACATGCCATTCACCCGATTGCCGGACAAGGCTTTAATCTGGGGCTGCGTGACATTCAGGCGCTGGCTGAGCAACTGCAACAGACTGAGCGACAGGAGTGGGGCAGTCATGGCTTTACGCAAGGCTATAAAATCGCGCGCGAGTCAGATATTCAACGTGTTATGACGCTGACCGATGCACTGGTCAGGCTGTTCTCTAATGATTCTCGGATGTTGGCATTGGGACGCAGTTGCGGCCTGTTGTCGATGAGCCTGTTCTCACAACTGAAAGCGCCACTGGCGCGACAACTCATGGGACGAACCCTGTAA
- the gcvH gene encoding glycine cleavage system protein GcvH → MSNIPSELKYATSHEWVRAEGDGTYTVGITEHAQELLGDMVFVDLPDVGDEVDAGEDCAVAESVKAASDIYAPIGGEIVAVNEELEDAPESVNNDPYGDGWLFRVKASDESELENLLDAEGYEANIDED, encoded by the coding sequence ATGAGCAACATTCCTAGCGAGTTAAAGTACGCAACGTCACACGAGTGGGTTCGCGCTGAAGGCGACGGCACTTACACAGTAGGTATCACTGAGCATGCACAGGAACTTTTGGGTGACATGGTATTCGTAGACCTGCCTGACGTAGGTGACGAAGTTGATGCTGGTGAAGACTGCGCGGTTGCTGAGTCTGTTAAAGCTGCATCTGACATCTACGCGCCAATCGGCGGTGAGATTGTTGCTGTTAACGAAGAGCTGGAAGACGCTCCTGAATCAGTAAACAACGACCCATACGGTGACGGCTGGTTGTTCCGTGTTAAAGCGTCTGACGAAAGCGAGCTTGAAAACCTGCTTGACGCAGAAGGCTACGAAGCCAACATCGACGAAGACTAA
- a CDS encoding lysophospholipid acyltransferase family protein: protein MDKYADIRPYNDDEVPAALQRLLDDDQFIDVIAEHNLPNWLAGWALISRPLVRSRLKKKWQSVNNVEAVQDEVAGYLAMLIERTTSKVTYSGLEQLDGQGAYLFISNHRDIVLDPALVNWGLHQQKMKTMRIAIGDNLLQVPYITELMRLNKSFIVKRSAKAPKEMLRALSQLSAYIYDSLSEGNSIWIAQKEGRAKDGVDFTDPALLKMLQLQGRKLKLPFADYVRQLKIVPVSISYQYEPCAVSKARELYHKQQFGEYVKAEGEDINSIIEGFSSDKGHVHVAFGTPIDDEFETPEQLAEIIDQQIVSNYYLHSSNYLAAGDESQSSEQDKNRFMDALEQVPEELRQLVLSIYAQPAKRKLSQ, encoded by the coding sequence GTGGATAAATACGCAGATATCAGACCTTACAATGACGATGAAGTCCCCGCAGCTTTGCAGCGCTTGCTGGACGATGATCAGTTTATTGATGTGATTGCGGAGCATAACTTGCCCAATTGGCTGGCAGGTTGGGCGCTGATATCCCGGCCACTGGTACGCAGCCGGCTGAAGAAAAAGTGGCAGTCTGTCAACAATGTCGAGGCCGTTCAGGATGAGGTAGCCGGGTACCTGGCGATGCTGATTGAGCGCACCACCAGCAAAGTGACCTATTCAGGGCTAGAGCAGCTTGATGGTCAGGGGGCTTATCTGTTCATCTCTAATCACAGAGACATTGTCCTGGATCCGGCACTGGTTAACTGGGGCTTGCATCAGCAAAAAATGAAAACGATGCGTATCGCCATAGGCGATAACCTACTCCAGGTCCCTTACATCACTGAGTTAATGCGCTTAAACAAGAGCTTTATCGTTAAGCGCTCTGCCAAAGCCCCAAAAGAAATGCTGCGCGCGTTGTCTCAGCTATCGGCTTATATTTATGACTCACTGAGTGAGGGCAATTCAATCTGGATTGCACAAAAAGAAGGTCGCGCCAAAGATGGGGTCGACTTTACCGATCCGGCGTTGCTGAAGATGTTACAGCTACAAGGGCGTAAGCTAAAACTGCCGTTTGCGGATTATGTGCGTCAGCTCAAGATTGTACCAGTATCGATTTCTTATCAGTATGAACCGTGTGCGGTTTCAAAAGCGCGTGAGCTTTATCATAAACAGCAGTTCGGGGAATATGTGAAAGCGGAAGGTGAAGACATCAACAGCATCATTGAAGGGTTTAGCAGTGACAAAGGCCATGTGCATGTGGCATTTGGCACGCCCATAGATGATGAGTTTGAAACGCCGGAGCAGCTGGCTGAAATCATCGATCAGCAGATTGTCAGCAATTACTATCTGCATTCCAGTAACTATCTGGCTGCGGGTGATGAAAGCCAAAGTAGTGAGCAGGACAAAAACCGTTTTATGGATGCGCTGGAGCAGGTACCGGAAGAGTTACGCCAACTGGTGTTATCTATTTACGCGCAGCCTGCCAAACGCAAATTGTCACAGTAA
- the pepP gene encoding Xaa-Pro aminopeptidase yields MIANLEFVTRRTQLLAQMDNNAVAVIPAAVELTRSRDTEYPFRQDSDFFYLTGFKEPDAVLVLSKDKDGTTQQTLFCRNKDKLAEIWHGRRMGHEKAKTALELDQTFPLSELDDELLRLVNGRKALYYGQGTYTAFDDKIWTLLGTLRSAPKKGYRAPEIIKDVRPLLHEMRLFKSDAEIAVMRKAGEISAQAHKRAMQFAKPGATEFQLEAEIHHHYAMNGARHPAYGTIVGSGNNANILHYTDNCDELTDGDLILIDSGCELEGYAADITRTFPVNGCFSAPQKAVYELVLASQQAAFEQVKPGGTLVKANEAAMRVMTQGLIELGILAGEVDELLEKQACKAFYMHGLGHWLGLDVHDVGEYKLDEADRPFEPGMVLTIEPGLYFDEDAEVPEQFKGIGVRIEDDLLVTPDGFENLTAAVPKTIAEIEALMRSGE; encoded by the coding sequence ATGATAGCCAACCTGGAATTTGTAACGCGCCGCACTCAGTTGCTGGCGCAGATGGATAACAACGCCGTGGCGGTGATCCCCGCCGCCGTTGAGCTGACCCGCAGCCGCGATACTGAATATCCGTTTCGTCAGGACAGCGACTTTTTCTACCTGACCGGGTTTAAAGAACCAGACGCGGTCCTGGTACTAAGCAAAGACAAAGACGGCACAACACAACAGACCCTGTTTTGCCGTAACAAAGACAAGCTGGCGGAGATTTGGCATGGTCGCCGTATGGGCCACGAAAAAGCCAAAACAGCGCTTGAGCTGGACCAGACTTTTCCATTGAGCGAGCTGGACGATGAACTGCTGAGGTTGGTTAATGGTCGTAAGGCACTTTACTACGGTCAGGGCACATACACAGCGTTTGACGATAAGATCTGGACGCTGCTTGGCACATTGCGCAGTGCACCAAAAAAAGGCTATCGGGCACCTGAAATCATCAAAGATGTGCGCCCATTGCTGCATGAAATGCGACTGTTTAAGTCAGACGCTGAAATTGCCGTGATGCGCAAAGCGGGTGAGATCAGTGCACAAGCACACAAGCGTGCTATGCAATTTGCCAAACCCGGTGCCACCGAATTCCAGCTGGAAGCTGAAATCCACCATCATTATGCCATGAATGGGGCACGGCATCCGGCCTATGGCACCATTGTGGGCTCGGGTAATAATGCCAATATTTTGCACTATACCGACAACTGCGATGAATTAACCGACGGAGATTTGATCCTGATCGACTCCGGATGTGAGCTTGAAGGATATGCTGCTGACATTACCCGTACTTTCCCGGTGAATGGCTGCTTTAGTGCACCACAAAAAGCGGTATACGAATTAGTACTGGCCTCACAACAGGCCGCGTTTGAGCAGGTTAAACCGGGTGGCACTTTGGTAAAAGCCAATGAAGCGGCGATGCGAGTGATGACTCAAGGGCTGATAGAATTAGGCATTCTGGCCGGTGAAGTAGACGAGTTACTTGAAAAGCAGGCTTGTAAGGCATTCTACATGCATGGTCTTGGCCACTGGCTGGGACTGGACGTGCACGATGTTGGTGAATACAAACTGGATGAAGCCGACCGACCATTTGAACCAGGCATGGTGCTGACCATAGAACCGGGCCTGTACTTTGACGAAGATGCCGAAGTGCCGGAGCAGTTCAAAGGGATTGGGGTGCGAATTGAAGATGATTTGCTGGTCACCCCGGATGGTTTTGAAAATCTCACCGCAGCGGTGCCTAAAACCATAGCTGAGATAGAAGCTTTAATGCGTTCAGGCGAATAA
- a CDS encoding SO_0444 family Cu/Zn efflux transporter — protein MALLSNFWQLFLVSAPWLMLGLLLAGLLNVFIPKDFLQKHLGKEGLWTTIKAALIGAPMPLCSCGVIPAAIGLRRAGGSKSATTAFLVSTPETGVDSISVSYALLGPFMAVIRPIAAVASAITAGVLVGKDAGKTPQNTASDPQGGCCGSSVKKVQPEKSSCCASEHTPAATQSASCCASQTKTEPEKGCCDSKPSHKTAEPAASCCASAESKPGLWQKLASAVQFSCNKLLADTMQWLLIGLFFAALVQTYVPEAFLAQWGNGILAMIVVILVSIPMYICATASTPIAAGLLLAGVSPGAVLVFMLAGPATNVATIGVVAKELGRRAVFAYLGAVIGVAIVFGFLTDWLVAQFGFTVAPMMGHDHEVLPDWLTLASGVVLALLMVRLMLMGIKQRFAPTQVSA, from the coding sequence ATGGCTCTGCTTAGTAATTTTTGGCAACTCTTTTTGGTTTCAGCACCCTGGCTGATGTTGGGCCTGTTACTTGCTGGGTTGCTTAATGTATTTATTCCCAAAGACTTTTTACAAAAACACCTAGGCAAAGAAGGGCTCTGGACCACCATAAAAGCCGCTTTGATTGGGGCACCCATGCCGCTGTGTTCTTGCGGTGTTATTCCCGCTGCGATTGGGCTTAGGCGTGCAGGCGGGTCAAAGAGTGCCACCACGGCCTTTTTAGTGTCGACACCCGAAACCGGGGTGGATTCTATCTCAGTGTCCTATGCATTACTTGGCCCATTTATGGCTGTGATACGGCCCATTGCAGCCGTCGCCAGTGCCATTACGGCTGGTGTACTGGTTGGTAAAGACGCGGGTAAAACACCGCAAAACACGGCAAGTGACCCACAAGGGGGCTGTTGTGGCAGCTCGGTAAAAAAGGTCCAGCCTGAAAAAAGCAGTTGCTGTGCCAGCGAGCACACACCGGCTGCAACGCAGTCTGCAAGTTGTTGCGCTAGCCAAACAAAGACAGAACCAGAAAAAGGCTGTTGCGACAGTAAACCTTCACACAAAACGGCTGAACCAGCAGCTTCCTGCTGTGCGTCAGCTGAGTCTAAGCCAGGGCTGTGGCAAAAATTGGCTTCTGCTGTGCAATTTAGTTGTAACAAATTACTTGCAGATACTATGCAATGGCTACTGATTGGTCTATTCTTTGCGGCTTTAGTGCAAACCTATGTTCCCGAAGCCTTTTTGGCTCAGTGGGGCAATGGGATCCTGGCCATGATAGTGGTTATTCTGGTCAGTATTCCGATGTACATTTGTGCCACAGCATCTACGCCGATTGCTGCCGGGTTGCTACTGGCGGGTGTATCTCCGGGTGCGGTGCTGGTATTTATGCTGGCCGGGCCGGCCACCAATGTTGCCACCATAGGGGTGGTCGCTAAAGAGCTGGGGCGTCGTGCCGTATTTGCTTATCTGGGGGCCGTCATTGGGGTCGCGATTGTATTCGGATTCTTAACTGACTGGCTGGTTGCCCAGTTTGGCTTTACCGTTGCACCTATGATGGGACATGACCATGAAGTTTTACCTGATTGGCTGACGTTAGCCAGTGGTGTGGTATTGGCTTTGTTAATGGTCAGGTTGATGTTGATGGGGATTAAGCAACGCTTTGCGCCAACACAGGTTTCGGCATAG
- the gcvT gene encoding glycine cleavage system aminomethyltransferase GcvT, whose amino-acid sequence MTSKTVLHAKHLEAGAKMVDFHGWEMPINYGSQIEEHNAVREDAGMFDVSHMTIVDVKGADAQAFLRKLVANDVAKLKVAGKALYTGMLNEQGGVIDDLIIYFFTETEYRLVVNSATREKDLAHMNGVAADFDVAITERPEYAMIAVQGPNAKAKTATILSDAQNAAVEGMKPFFGVQAEELFIATTGYTGEDGYEIVVHNDDAAQLWQKLLDAGVRPAGLGARDTLRLEAGMNLYGSDMDESVSPLAANMAWTIAWEPAERDFIGRKVIEQQRADKSTDKLVGLVLESKGVLRGGSKVIVEGGEGVITSGTFSPTLGFSVALARVPRSTGDTAQVEMRKKLVDVKVVKPCFVRNGKSVL is encoded by the coding sequence ATGACTTCTAAAACAGTACTGCATGCCAAGCACCTAGAAGCTGGCGCGAAAATGGTCGATTTCCACGGCTGGGAAATGCCAATCAACTATGGCTCGCAAATCGAAGAGCACAATGCTGTGCGTGAAGACGCAGGCATGTTTGACGTATCTCACATGACTATCGTTGATGTAAAAGGTGCAGATGCACAGGCGTTCCTGCGTAAGCTGGTTGCTAACGATGTGGCAAAACTCAAAGTAGCGGGTAAAGCACTTTACACTGGCATGCTGAATGAGCAGGGCGGCGTGATCGATGACCTGATCATCTACTTCTTCACTGAAACTGAATACCGCCTGGTTGTAAACTCTGCAACACGCGAAAAAGACTTAGCGCACATGAACGGTGTTGCAGCTGACTTTGACGTTGCGATCACTGAGCGTCCAGAGTACGCGATGATTGCGGTACAGGGTCCAAATGCCAAAGCAAAAACAGCGACCATTTTGAGCGATGCGCAAAATGCAGCAGTAGAAGGCATGAAGCCTTTCTTTGGCGTGCAAGCCGAAGAGCTGTTCATTGCCACCACAGGCTACACAGGTGAAGACGGCTACGAAATCGTTGTACACAACGATGATGCAGCGCAACTGTGGCAAAAATTATTAGACGCGGGCGTCCGTCCGGCTGGCCTAGGTGCACGTGATACGCTACGTTTAGAAGCAGGCATGAACCTTTACGGCTCAGATATGGATGAAAGCGTTTCTCCACTGGCTGCTAACATGGCGTGGACCATTGCCTGGGAGCCGGCAGAGCGTGACTTTATCGGTCGTAAGGTGATCGAGCAGCAACGTGCAGACAAGAGCACAGATAAGCTGGTTGGCCTGGTACTTGAGAGCAAAGGCGTTCTGCGCGGCGGCTCTAAAGTTATCGTAGAAGGTGGCGAAGGTGTTATCACTTCTGGTACATTCTCGCCGACGTTAGGCTTTAGCGTAGCTTTGGCCCGTGTACCTCGCTCTACGGGTGACACAGCTCAGGTTGAAATGCGCAAAAAGCTGGTAGACGTTAAAGTGGTTAAACCTTGCTTTGTACGCAATGGTAAGTCGGTTCTGTAA
- a CDS encoding FAD-dependent oxidoreductase, which translates to MQQVQVCIVGGGCVGLALALGLAKHNVSVMVLDAGPEPQPLNESYAVRVSAISLASQSLFESLGVWDAIKAQRATAYRKMSVCDADSFGRIQFNAQQLALPELGHIIENDAIRYALYQALQQHSQASLMFGSRYQSIHQTDSDVLITLEQGMPVMAKLLVAADGANSGVRSQFKLPISFWDYDHHAIVATIKTEQPHDATARQVFLPDGPLALLPLSDPHTQSIVWSTAPDHARELMAMDELSFNKALSAASDLQCGLCMVQGERAVFPLTMRYAQQWLTGKVVLMGDAAHTIHPLAGLGMNLGLKDAAHLIKALSEDSEEFASHRTLREYERSRKLDAQKHIAMMQGLKELFSGSHPLKKLVRGVGLNVVDNLGPIKDLFVQQAIGE; encoded by the coding sequence ATGCAACAAGTACAAGTGTGCATAGTCGGTGGTGGGTGTGTTGGTCTGGCGCTGGCGCTGGGCCTGGCAAAGCACAATGTCTCGGTGATGGTGCTGGATGCCGGTCCAGAGCCGCAGCCACTCAATGAGTCTTATGCCGTGCGGGTCAGTGCCATCAGTTTAGCCAGTCAGAGCTTGTTTGAATCGTTGGGTGTGTGGGACGCCATTAAAGCGCAGCGTGCTACGGCTTATCGTAAAATGTCGGTGTGTGATGCCGACAGCTTTGGCCGCATTCAGTTTAATGCACAGCAGCTGGCTTTACCGGAACTGGGTCATATCATTGAGAATGATGCGATTCGCTATGCTTTATATCAGGCTTTGCAGCAGCATAGTCAGGCAAGTCTGATGTTTGGCAGCCGTTACCAGTCTATCCACCAGACCGACAGCGACGTGCTGATCACGCTGGAGCAGGGGATGCCGGTAATGGCCAAATTGCTGGTTGCAGCAGATGGCGCAAACTCAGGTGTACGTAGTCAGTTTAAGTTGCCGATCAGCTTTTGGGATTACGACCATCATGCCATTGTCGCGACCATCAAAACCGAGCAGCCTCACGATGCCACAGCGCGGCAAGTGTTCCTGCCGGACGGTCCGCTGGCACTGTTGCCTTTATCTGATCCGCATACCCAGTCAATCGTCTGGTCAACTGCACCTGACCATGCCCGTGAGTTAATGGCGATGGACGAGCTGAGCTTTAATAAAGCATTGAGTGCTGCCAGCGACTTGCAGTGTGGTTTGTGTATGGTGCAGGGCGAACGTGCAGTATTTCCGTTAACGATGCGCTACGCACAACAGTGGTTGACAGGCAAAGTGGTGTTAATGGGCGATGCGGCACATACCATCCACCCGCTTGCCGGATTGGGGATGAATCTGGGCCTTAAAGATGCCGCACATCTGATCAAAGCACTCAGCGAAGACAGTGAGGAGTTTGCCTCTCACCGTACACTGCGTGAGTATGAGCGTAGCCGAAAACTTGATGCACAAAAGCACATCGCGATGATGCAGGGGTTGAAGGAGCTGTTCAGCGGCAGTCACCCACTGAAAAAGTTAGTCCGTGGTGTGGGCCTGAATGTGGTAGATAACCTCGGCCCCATTAAAGACTTATTTGTACAACAGGCCATTGGCGAATAG
- a CDS encoding LysR family transcriptional regulator, with the protein MKNLSIDGLRTLVTVVEVGGFAKAGELLGLSQPAVSLQIKRLEEQLGCKLFKKQGQRQVLNQYGELLLPQAKQMLQFNDGIIQQFTSESVTGRVRLGIPSEFAARILPAIIGDFVSLYPDVALEVKSRLSKHLLSVSRQDQFDLVLALNEDLASSNYPVFMQDQLVWVGDLSLAQQHIVTLVTAPEGCIYRRRAIEALQQAGLQYRIVYSNADLTGLTAALKEGLGITVLAKSTVPAALSYQAQTPFLPELGQIGISLIKNTQESAHAVNKLAEFIALRLG; encoded by the coding sequence ATGAAAAACTTATCGATTGATGGCCTGCGCACCTTGGTGACCGTGGTTGAAGTAGGCGGTTTTGCCAAAGCAGGTGAGCTGCTGGGCCTCTCTCAGCCCGCTGTAAGTTTGCAGATCAAACGTCTTGAAGAACAACTGGGCTGTAAACTATTTAAAAAACAGGGCCAACGACAGGTACTCAATCAGTACGGCGAACTACTGCTGCCTCAGGCCAAGCAAATGCTGCAATTCAACGATGGGATCATTCAGCAATTTACCTCAGAGAGCGTCACCGGCCGGGTGCGTCTGGGGATCCCCAGTGAATTTGCCGCGCGTATACTGCCTGCCATTATCGGTGATTTCGTGTCTTTATACCCAGATGTAGCGCTGGAAGTAAAATCCAGACTAAGTAAGCACTTACTCTCTGTATCACGACAGGATCAATTCGATTTAGTCCTGGCGCTGAACGAGGACCTTGCTTCATCTAACTATCCAGTGTTTATGCAGGACCAGCTGGTGTGGGTGGGCGACCTGTCTTTAGCGCAACAACACATTGTTACTTTGGTGACAGCACCAGAAGGCTGTATTTATCGTCGCCGCGCCATCGAGGCATTACAACAGGCCGGGCTGCAATACCGCATTGTATATAGTAATGCGGATTTAACCGGCCTGACGGCAGCCCTCAAAGAAGGCCTGGGCATCACCGTGCTGGCCAAAAGCACCGTGCCGGCTGCGCTCAGTTACCAGGCGCAAACGCCCTTTTTGCCCGAGCTGGGTCAGATTGGTATCAGCCTGATTAAAAACACCCAGGAGTCCGCCCACGCGGTGAATAAGCTAGCCGAGTTTATTGCACTGCGCTTGGGGTAA